A stretch of the Papaver somniferum cultivar HN1 chromosome 6, ASM357369v1, whole genome shotgun sequence genome encodes the following:
- the LOC113288716 gene encoding ribosomal RNA small subunit methyltransferase, mitochondrial-like isoform X1 — protein sequence MKTNYTKAKKQRNLKENKEETREEEKGHRSIHLHKSRGQHILTNPRVLDAIVSKADIKPTDTIREIGPGTGDLTLRLLEVAKKVIAVEIDKRMIEILNKRVSEHGFEDKINVISGDALKAEFPQFDIVVANIPYGISSPLIAKLVFGDYSFRSAKLLMQKEFVRRLLAKPGDSEFNRLAVNVKLVADAKFVMDVSKRDFVPCPRVDSSVVKITPKDEVPDVNMNEWLAFTRACFSKKNKTLGATFKQKRKVAELLKRSQLTNEREETVMIASDEGDADERVEEIDEEKEQESDGEEYVSDSSLGTEMSVFKDKIAEVLKVGGFEDKRPSKLSNEELLCLLSLFNRSGIRFHDSRHGNVDPGLFT from the exons ATGAAGACGAATTATACAAAGGCAAAAAAACAGAGAAATCTTAAAGAGAACAAGGAAGAaactagagaagaagaaaagggacATAGGAGTATTCACTTGCACAAAAGCAGGGGTCAACATATTCTTACAAATCCTAGAGTACTTGATGCTATTGTAAGTAAAGCTGATATCAAACCTACTGATACAATTCGTGAAATTGGACCTGGTACTGGTGATCTTACTCTACGTCTCCTCGAGGTTGCGAAGAAAGTTATCGCTGTTgaaattgataaaagaatgattgaaattcttaataaGCGTGTTTCTGAACATGGGTTTGAAGATAAAATCAAT GTTATATCTGGGGATGCATTGAAGGCTGAGTTTCCTCAATTCGATATAGTTGTTGCCAATATCCCGTACGGGATATCTTCGCCACTTatagctaaacttgtgtttgGAGATTACTCATTTCGAAGTGCAAAACTATTAATGCAGAAAGAATTTGTTCGGAGATTGTTGGCGAAACCAGGTGATTCTGAATTTAATCGGTTGGCTGTGAATGTGAAGCTTGTGGCTGATGCGAAATTTGTTATGGATGTAAGCAAGAGGGATTTTGTACCTTGCCCTCGAGTGGATTCATCTGTTGTGAAAATCACCCCGAAAGATGAAGTTCCGGATGTTAATATGAATGAGTGGTTGGCTTTTACTAGAGCATGTTTTAGTAAGAAGAATAAGACTTTGGGTGCTACATTTAAGCAGAAGAGGAAGGTTGCTGAATTGCTGAAAAGATCACAATTGACGAATGAACGAGAAGAGACTGTGATGATTGCTAGTGACGAGGGCGATGCCGATGAAAGGGTGGAGGAAATAGATGAAGAGAAAGAGCAAGAGAGTGATGGGGAAGAATATGTATCTGATTCTAGTTTGGGAACAGAAATGAGTGTGTTCAAGGACAAGATTGCTGAAGTTCTAAAAGTCGGTGGATTCGAAGATAAAAGACCTTCAAAGCTGTCAAATGAGGAGTTGCTGTGCTTGCTTTCTCTCTTCAATCGTTCTGGTATACGTTTTCATGATAGTAGACATGGAAATGTTGATCCAG GGTTATTCACATGA
- the LOC113288716 gene encoding ribosomal RNA small subunit methyltransferase, mitochondrial-like isoform X2, translating into MKTNYTKAKKQRNLKENKEETREEEKGHRSIHLHKSRGQHILTNPRVLDAIVSKADIKPTDTIREIGPGTGDLTLRLLEVAKKVIAVEIDKRMIEILNKRVSEHGFEDKINVISGDALKAEFPQFDIVVANIPYGISSPLIAKLVFGDYSFRSAKLLMQKEFVRRLLAKPGDSEFNRLAVNVKLVADAKFVMDVSKRDFVPCPRVDSSVVKITPKDEVPDVNMNEWLAFTRACFSKKNKTLGATFKQKRKVAELLKRSQLTNEREETVMIASDEGDADERVEEIDEEKEQESDGEEYVSDSSLGTEMSVFKDKIAEVLKVGGFEDKRPSKLSNEELLCLLSLFNRSGLFT; encoded by the exons ATGAAGACGAATTATACAAAGGCAAAAAAACAGAGAAATCTTAAAGAGAACAAGGAAGAaactagagaagaagaaaagggacATAGGAGTATTCACTTGCACAAAAGCAGGGGTCAACATATTCTTACAAATCCTAGAGTACTTGATGCTATTGTAAGTAAAGCTGATATCAAACCTACTGATACAATTCGTGAAATTGGACCTGGTACTGGTGATCTTACTCTACGTCTCCTCGAGGTTGCGAAGAAAGTTATCGCTGTTgaaattgataaaagaatgattgaaattcttaataaGCGTGTTTCTGAACATGGGTTTGAAGATAAAATCAAT GTTATATCTGGGGATGCATTGAAGGCTGAGTTTCCTCAATTCGATATAGTTGTTGCCAATATCCCGTACGGGATATCTTCGCCACTTatagctaaacttgtgtttgGAGATTACTCATTTCGAAGTGCAAAACTATTAATGCAGAAAGAATTTGTTCGGAGATTGTTGGCGAAACCAGGTGATTCTGAATTTAATCGGTTGGCTGTGAATGTGAAGCTTGTGGCTGATGCGAAATTTGTTATGGATGTAAGCAAGAGGGATTTTGTACCTTGCCCTCGAGTGGATTCATCTGTTGTGAAAATCACCCCGAAAGATGAAGTTCCGGATGTTAATATGAATGAGTGGTTGGCTTTTACTAGAGCATGTTTTAGTAAGAAGAATAAGACTTTGGGTGCTACATTTAAGCAGAAGAGGAAGGTTGCTGAATTGCTGAAAAGATCACAATTGACGAATGAACGAGAAGAGACTGTGATGATTGCTAGTGACGAGGGCGATGCCGATGAAAGGGTGGAGGAAATAGATGAAGAGAAAGAGCAAGAGAGTGATGGGGAAGAATATGTATCTGATTCTAGTTTGGGAACAGAAATGAGTGTGTTCAAGGACAAGATTGCTGAAGTTCTAAAAGTCGGTGGATTCGAAGATAAAAGACCTTCAAAGCTGTCAAATGAGGAGTTGCTGTGCTTGCTTTCTCTCTTCAATCGTTCTG GGTTATTCACATGA